The genomic window CACTTCCATTCCACCACTCCTCCGTTAACACACCCCCAACAAAATCCCCTTCTTTCCAGAGCCCCTTCTCATCCAATGAACAGCTGCCTATAAAGGAACACCAACACCTTCACATGTCAGTAGCCCACCAACAAGCAATTCTGCCAGCAGGAAGCCTGCACCTAGCACATGCCTGCAACCTCCACTACTCCAATTGCATGCACCCACTGAGCATCCCTTGGTAGGCaacactggcaagcatcctagcaCCTCATTTTTTTTCCAACTCCATAGATGTGACTAATTTATTCTCTTGTTACTGTAATTAGTGAAAAGAGGGGCTTTATATTGTATGTGTCTTTAAAGGGGCCTTTGTTCTCTAGGCATATTCACAGTTCATGTGCAATGTCCAACTCTCAACTGAAATGAACATAAATCTTTCCCTTTCTTGATAATTGTTTGAATATCATGTATTTATGAATTATTGACTTTCATGTGCTAGACTCTCTGGGCCTCTGTAAAAAGATTGTTTGCCAATCAACTTTTCATGTTTTAGGATTCTGATTAGGCGTAGATAATAACTTGTAGAAAGAAACAAACAATATCATGGCATCACCATAAGCTCAAATAACTTCCAAGGCAGTCACATGGGCAAGCATAAGCTGGAGTCACAGTAGTCAGCTTGCTCAGATCCAAATCATTTTCTCGATTATAACGAGCTGGTAGCTCATATCAAGTTATTTATGCATGAAATTTTCATGTTCTCATGTGTTTCTGTATATAGATTCAGTTAATGTTTTTCTGGGAGCTCCTTGCCATCACTTGATTTGACTTGCATGCTTCAACGACAAGGACAATGAACTGTCTTCCTTTATCCTATGTATGTATTATTAGCTACAGATTACAGGTTATGGCTACCATTCATCACTGCTAAGGAAATGCTCTGTTCTCTTTGCTATCTGAAAAGACAAAGCTGCCATTGATTTTATTCTTCTTCGAGGAATAAACCAAGCAATGCAGTATAAGAAATGCCATAATAACCAACATATGACCGCTAGTGCACATAGACTAAGACTAGTCTATATAATATTACAATGCCATACAGATGTAAACGGTTGATGCCCCAAAGCCTAAAATAAGACTTGATGACTAGCACATATAATACAGTCTTTGGTACACGAGTCAACTTCAAATAACTTACCTTAGTTGATCATAGATGATTTTGCTTTCAAATTCACATGATGTTATAATTTGACATAAGGAGACTTTTAACCTCAAGTGCCACCATTCTAATAAAATTAGTGTGACCAAGGTTTGTCATACTGGTCGAGTACCATACTGGATGTCCAGTAGCATATGCAATCTCATATCGTACCGACACACAGTACGTCTCGCCATCTCGTACCATACTGCGTACCAATACCGCAATAGGATGATTTCAATATACGATCCAATATCAAGACAACAAACCTTGAGTGCAACCAATCAACTTTCAAAATTTGCAACTCTTTAGCTATTgcatttgcttcttttttttttcacaaaaaaaaaaggtcaatATAACATCATCTGTCAAAATTACATGTAAACAGCACACAAAGACAATAATGAGTTGTAAACCCAGCTGGCATCCAATACCATAAATTCTGTATTGGAAGTTTAGGAGCACAAAGCATTGTGAATATGCAAGAGAATAACTGAAACATAATTATTACCTGAAAGGCCTTAACCAAAGCTGCACGTCTCTGGTTCCTCTTTTCTACCCAATAATCATACACAGCAACCAGCATTTCCTTTTTCCCTAAATCCCAACAAAGATCCAATGCCCTCTCTTTATCATAAATGTCATTGGGACTGCCATAAGCATCTTTTTCCAAGGCAAATATTATTTTCTCAAAAGTTTCTTCTGAAACATGACCAAAACCATTATTCTGTACATCAGAAGAGCAAAAATTTAGAAGCTGAAGCCACTCCTCATCCCCTGAGTCCATATCATAACTGGGAGCATCACTTGCTACAGCTCGCCCAACTTCATCATCCATCATCCTGATGTAGTCATCAGGGCGCACAAAAGCAGCTGTGGCACTGTCCTCATAACCAGAAACTTCACGAAACCTTGGCAACGGTATTGCCCTTACAGGGACATCATGTGCACTCTGAGAGTTGCGTTCATGACATTCCATATGCAATTCCTTAAACACAAGCCAATCCCACTTATCACAAAACTCAAGCTtccaaccatcctctccattccACATATAGGCATGAGTGAAACGGTTGACAATGCAAGGCCTCATGTCTTGAGCTTTATGTAGGTACCTTGTCGTGCCCCTTACCTTCACTGCTATGCACCACTCTTTAGAATGCAAAGATTCTAACATAACATCAGCCCCTTCTTCCCTCCAGCACCTATCAGAAACAGTAACCAAGACATTTGCATTGCAATGTGCAGAATCTATGTTTTGCTTCACCTCAGCCAAAGCCAACTTAAGTTCCTTGATCCGCTCGATGGGGCTCTTTATTGATAATTTCCTGTGCTTCTCACGAGATCCAAGAGGAGTAGAgacatcactatcatctttacTACTTAAAAAATCACTCACACAAGATTCAATAGTTCTCACATGGACAGGCTCCACGAAGGAGTTCCTAAAGGAAAGTGCTTTGGCTTCCGGAAAAACTCCAATCCGGTGCTGATCAGACCGCAGTGAACCAGGCTGTGAATTCATTGCGAAAAGATGGTGACTTCTGGAATGCCTGGAGGAGCTTCTCTTTTTCTGATGTCTCCGTAGCCTTGAACCATGCACAATTACTGCACTTCGTCCCACTGATTTAGGCACTTCCAAAGCGGTATGTGATTCATTCCTCTTCACAGCAGGAATTACAGAAACTACGACTTCAGTTCCTGAAAAACCTGTCTCTGCAAGAATATGAGAATCATATTCTTCAAATCGCACAGCCACCGGAAAGTATGTGTGCAAACCCAATGCATATTTCGCAAAAACACCAGGTAAATATTGAGAGCCAAGAAGCATAGCGACATGCAAGCCCTTAAAGAAGAACGGAATGGCGGAGAAATTAAGCGAGAACAAAGGTATAAACTGTTTGGCACCATAAATCTTGCAAAGTCCACAAGCAGATACAGAATTGCTGAAGAAAACATTCTGAaaggaaaaataaataaacaCTCAAAAGCTAAACAAATAATAGACACGAAGAAATAGCTGCAAAATAAGAACGCTTACATTTTTACAATGCCAAACTGGTAAGAAATGGACGCCATTTAGAGAGAAAGCAGTGGCCATCGGTTCAGATAACAGAAAGGCAGCAAATTGCCGGAATCTCACTCTAGCCTTCTTCATCCAGCTCACTACAGAGATAAGGAGACGCGAAAATTGAAGTGAACTACTACTACAGTAGGAATCTATGAGCACAACAAGCACCATGGAGCCACTTGAGCAAGTCCAGATATCATCCCCTAAAATGCCCACCTTTTCAGCGAAACCCCTCGCAGACTCTGTGATTCTAAGCACCCTCTCTACTCTGCAAGTGCGTCTTGAGATCTGCTCTTGCTCCCCATCCATTTTTTCTGTCTCTCCCGAAACGACTTCAACTAAAGGCTCCACCTTTGGCCTTTTCCTGAGCTGTTTCCGCATAAAAACGAT from Elaeis guineensis isolate ETL-2024a chromosome 4, EG11, whole genome shotgun sequence includes these protein-coding regions:
- the LOC140850812 gene encoding uncharacterized protein isoform X2 — encoded protein: MRRHARSENRKIVRKFGEPAEGAAGEAEIGSMVFPFRAPPASMPSVRTRRSTRVFVPKAPDKAEAAAAAAASDGVPLARVLRSGKRFAVSDQALEKKADAGDGEGVEWLRVLGGGGNAADLRWWKGEEEKGDFGAEDEWREPAALQSDESLASANRRASMDSPQEKKFGIVYNRKRRMPLSDDAVPSPCGIGERDSERDRRYSIVFMRKQLRKRPKVEPLVEVVSGETEKMDGEQEQISRRTCRVERVLRITESARGFAEKVGILGDDIWTCSSGSMVLVVLIDSYCSSSSLQFSRLLISVVSWMKKARVRFRQFAAFLLSEPMATAFSLNGVHFLPVWHCKNNVFFSNSVSACGLCKIYGAKQFIPLFSLNFSAIPFFFKGLHVAMLLGSQYLPGVFAKYALGLHTYFPVAVRFEEYDSHILAETGFSGTEVVVSVIPAVKRNESHTALEVPKSVGRSAVIVHGSRLRRHQKKRSSSRHSRSHHLFAMNSQPGSLRSDQHRIGVFPEAKALSFRNSFVEPVHVRTIESCVSDFLSSKDDSDVSTPLGSREKHRKLSIKSPIERIKELKLALAEVKQNIDSAHCNANVLVTVSDRCWREEGADVMLESLHSKEWCIAVKVRGTTRYLHKAQDMRPCIVNRFTHAYMWNGEDGWKLEFCDKWDWLVFKELHMECHERNSQSAHDVPVRAIPLPRFREVSGYEDSATAAFVRPDDYIRMMDDEVGRAVASDAPSYDMDSGDEEWLQLLNFCSSDVQNNGFGHVSEETFEKIIFALEKDAYGSPNDIYDKERALDLCWDLGKKEMLVAVYDYWVEKRNQRRAALVKAFQYHVPTPRRAQFMQRPLFQKRRSIKRQRCQSGRGKPEFLLEGGTEEGASRRVQEAENAANRAVELAIQLRSRAQMLMTNAELAAYKSVMALKIADAIGVSESPDLASLILD
- the LOC140850812 gene encoding uncharacterized protein isoform X1, which codes for MRRHARSENRKIVRKFGEPAEGAAGEAEIGSMVFPFRAPPASMPSVRTRRSTRVFVPKAPDKAEAAAAAAASDGVPLARVLRSGKRFAVSDQALEKKADAGDGEGVEWLRVLGGGGNAADLRWWKGEEEKGDFGAEDEWREPAALQSDESLASANRRASMDSPQEKKFGIVYNRKRRMPLSDDAVPSPCGIGERDSERDRRYSIVFMRKQLRKRPKVEPLVEVVSGETEKMDGEQEQISRRTCRVERVLRITESARGFAEKVGILGDDIWTCSSGSMVLVVLIDSYCSSSSLQFSRLLISVVSWMKKARVRFRQFAAFLLSEPMATAFSLNGVHFLPVWHCKNNVFFSNSVSACGLCKIYGAKQFIPLFSLNFSAIPFFFKGLHVAMLLGSQYLPGVFAKYALGLHTYFPVAVRFEEYDSHILAETGFSGTEVVVSVIPAVKRNESHTALEVPKSVGRSAVIVHGSRLRRHQKKRSSSRHSRSHHLFAMNSQPGSLRSDQHRIGVFPEAKALSFRNSFVEPVHVRTIESCVSDFLSSKDDSDVSTPLGSREKHRKLSIKSPIERIKELKLALAEVKQNIDSAHCNANVLVTVSDRCWREEGADVMLESLHSKEWCIAVKVRGTTRYLHKAQDMRPCIVNRFTHAYMWNGEDGWKLEFCDKWDWLVFKELHMECHERNSQSAHDVPVRAIPLPRFREVSGYEDSATAAFVRPDDYIRMMDDEVGRAVASDAPSYDMDSGDEEWLQLLNFCSSDVQNNGFGHVSEETFEKIIFALEKDAYGSPNDIYDKERALDLCWDLGKKEMLVAVYDYWVEKRNQRRAALVKAFQYHVPTPRRAQFMQRPLFQKRRSIKRQRCQSGRGKPEFLLEDVGGTEEGASRRVQEAENAANRAVELAIQLRSRAQMLMTNAELAAYKSVMALKIADAIGVSESPDLASLILD